The following proteins come from a genomic window of Lachnoclostridium phytofermentans ISDg:
- a CDS encoding endolytic transglycosylase MltG — MAKSDSTKVALKITSAVLRVFLNILFYIAIILVLIQAVKITYNFSYQLFGSVSVEAEPGIDIEFQIAKGESTMDVARKLEAGNLIVNKYSFYLKTKFKDYNIYPGTFILNTSMDYDEILDVITDYNNSIVKEEDEGKKQDTKTSPNSNVIP, encoded by the coding sequence ATGGCGAAATCCGATAGTACCAAAGTTGCATTAAAAATCACAAGTGCAGTACTTCGAGTATTCTTAAATATCTTATTTTATATTGCGATTATATTAGTCTTAATTCAGGCTGTAAAAATCACATATAATTTTTCTTATCAGCTATTCGGTTCTGTATCCGTTGAGGCAGAGCCAGGGATCGATATAGAATTTCAGATTGCAAAAGGTGAGTCTACTATGGATGTCGCTAGAAAACTAGAAGCTGGTAATCTCATTGTCAATAAGTATTCTTTCTACTTAAAGACAAAATTTAAAGATTATAACATCTATCCTGGAACATTTATTTTAAATACATCTATGGATTATGATGAAATATTAGATGTTATTACAGATTATAACAATTCGATAGTTAAAGAAGAGGATGAAGGGAAAAAACAGGATACAAAAACTTCTCCAAATAGCAACGTAATACCGTAA
- a CDS encoding dihydroorotate dehydrogenase codes for MNTNVTIAGVTFKNPVTTASGTFGSGMEYSEFVDLNRLGAITTKGVSSVPWPGNPVPRIAETYGGMLNAIGLQNPGVDMFVERDLAFLKQFDTKVIVNVCGKSVKEYVEVVERLSEEAVDLLELNISCPNVKEGCIAFGQDPKMIAMIMDEIKRHAKQPVIVKLSPNVTDITEMAKAAEAGGADALSLINTLTGMKIDINHRAFAIANKTGGMSGPAVKPIAVRMVYQVANAVKLPIIGMGGIQNAEDALEFIMAGATVVAVGTANFINPYATVEVIEGIEEFMRKNQISDINDLIGCVK; via the coding sequence ATGAATACGAACGTTACAATTGCAGGAGTTACGTTTAAAAACCCGGTTACAACAGCGTCCGGAACTTTTGGATCAGGTATGGAATATAGTGAATTTGTTGATTTAAATCGTCTTGGAGCGATAACAACAAAAGGAGTTTCTAGTGTTCCTTGGCCAGGGAATCCAGTACCTAGAATTGCAGAAACCTATGGTGGTATGTTAAATGCAATCGGGTTACAAAATCCTGGTGTTGACATGTTTGTGGAAAGAGACTTAGCATTTTTAAAGCAGTTTGATACTAAGGTCATTGTGAATGTCTGTGGAAAATCCGTTAAGGAATATGTTGAAGTGGTAGAGCGCTTATCTGAGGAGGCAGTTGATTTATTGGAACTTAATATTTCCTGCCCGAATGTAAAAGAAGGCTGTATCGCTTTTGGACAAGATCCTAAGATGATTGCTATGATTATGGACGAGATTAAACGACATGCGAAGCAACCAGTCATTGTAAAGCTAAGTCCAAACGTTACTGACATTACAGAAATGGCGAAGGCAGCAGAAGCTGGTGGTGCCGATGCACTTTCACTAATCAATACCTTAACTGGTATGAAAATTGATATTAACCACAGAGCATTTGCAATTGCGAATAAGACTGGCGGGATGTCAGGGCCTGCAGTAAAACCAATTGCAGTTCGTATGGTATATCAAGTTGCGAATGCAGTTAAGCTTCCTATCATTGGTATGGGCGGTATTCAAAATGCGGAGGATGCACTAGAATTTATTATGGCAGGAGCAACGGTTGTAGCAGTTGGTACTGCTAATTTTATAAATCCATATGCTACGGTAGAAGTTATTGAGGGTATCGAAGAGTTCATGAGAAAGAATCAAATAAGTGATATTAACGATTTGATTGGGTGTGTAAAATAG
- a CDS encoding DUF3793 family protein, translated as MKVLARYGSSKLKKLNQMFLGLLLPCAPVIMHCRAACSLSVMHKTQEQIEVFGCFLHLILCNQLLIQPVVLTEDFTVYLIYREDMLLEKVNDARARLLLDKFNYPHGSLSNIVSRLSIRLEEYFFEEEPFPHEIGVFLGYPIEDILEFIKEDGKNSLITGYWKVYYNAQNAIKIFSSFDLAKEEIYQWYLKNQRLRF; from the coding sequence ATGAAAGTATTAGCAAGATACGGGTCTAGTAAACTTAAAAAATTAAATCAAATGTTTCTTGGGCTGCTATTGCCATGTGCACCGGTCATTATGCACTGCAGGGCAGCCTGTAGTTTATCTGTAATGCATAAAACACAAGAGCAAATAGAAGTATTTGGATGTTTCCTTCATCTAATATTATGTAATCAGTTACTAATTCAGCCAGTCGTCTTAACAGAGGACTTTACTGTCTATCTTATTTATCGAGAGGACATGCTTTTAGAAAAAGTAAATGACGCAAGGGCTAGACTTTTGTTAGATAAGTTTAATTATCCTCATGGAAGTCTTTCAAATATTGTTTCTAGATTATCTATAAGGTTAGAAGAGTATTTTTTTGAAGAAGAACCATTTCCACACGAGATTGGAGTATTTCTTGGATATCCAATAGAAGATATATTAGAGTTTATCAAAGAAGATGGGAAAAATTCTTTAATTACTGGATATTGGAAGGTTTACTACAACGCCCAGAATGCAATTAAAATATTTTCTAGTTTTGATCTTGCAAAGGAAGAAATTTATCAGTGGTATCTCAAAAATCAACGGTTGCGTTTTTAA
- a CDS encoding dihydroorotate dehydrogenase electron transfer subunit, whose product MAEIKKTKAVIMENELLCDGIYSIWLKEESIAKVAKPGQFLSIYCKEGSRLLPRPISICEIDDEKTMLRIVFRVAGAGTNEIAEAKKMDEIEIMGPLGNGFFLENTSNSILIGGGIGIPPMLELAKNLPGKKQIVLGYRSETFLVDEFKLYGEVIIATEDGSIGTKGNVIDAMREHGITDGMIFACGPTPMLRGVKSFASEHNLVAQLSMEERMACGIGACLACVCKSKDKDHHSNVNNKRVCKDGPVFYADEIEL is encoded by the coding sequence ATGGCGGAAATTAAAAAAACAAAAGCTGTCATTATGGAGAATGAATTACTCTGTGATGGTATCTACAGCATATGGTTAAAGGAAGAGTCCATTGCAAAAGTTGCAAAACCTGGACAATTTCTTTCTATTTACTGTAAGGAGGGAAGTCGTTTACTTCCACGTCCAATTAGTATCTGTGAAATCGATGATGAGAAAACAATGTTAAGAATCGTTTTTCGTGTTGCTGGTGCAGGTACGAATGAAATAGCAGAAGCAAAAAAAATGGACGAAATTGAAATTATGGGGCCGCTAGGCAATGGCTTTTTCCTTGAAAACACATCTAATTCCATCCTAATTGGTGGTGGCATTGGAATTCCTCCAATGTTAGAACTCGCAAAAAATCTCCCAGGTAAAAAACAAATAGTACTTGGATATCGTTCAGAAACATTTTTAGTGGACGAATTTAAGTTATATGGTGAAGTAATCATTGCTACCGAAGATGGTAGTATTGGTACAAAAGGAAATGTCATCGATGCAATGCGTGAGCATGGTATTACGGATGGCATGATTTTTGCATGTGGTCCAACTCCGATGCTTCGTGGAGTTAAGAGTTTTGCAAGTGAACATAATTTAGTAGCTCAATTATCCATGGAAGAGCGAATGGCATGTGGAATTGGTGCTTGTCTTGCTTGTGTGTGCAAATCCAAGGATAAGGATCACCATAGTAATGTCAATAATAAAAGAGTCTGTAAGGATGGACCTGTTTTCTATGCAGATGAAATTGAATTATAA
- the sigK gene encoding RNA polymerase sporulation sigma factor SigK, which translates to MKSFPKPLSAKEENEMLLQCKAGNKVARDTLIERNLRLVAHIVKKYNTPDRETDDLISIGTIGLIKSIDTFDSTKGIRLATYASRCIDNELLMMLRSGKKQAREVYLYEPIGSDKEGNEINLLDVIESTDEDIVDIFEIQENIKRLYTFLNTALNEREQEIIIMRYGLSGEKEITQREIADKLGISRSYVSRIEKKALKKLKDLFES; encoded by the coding sequence TTGAAGTCGTTTCCGAAACCGCTAAGCGCAAAGGAAGAAAACGAGATGTTACTTCAATGTAAAGCAGGAAATAAGGTTGCGAGAGATACTTTAATTGAACGTAACCTTCGTTTAGTTGCGCACATTGTTAAGAAGTATAACACGCCGGATCGAGAAACCGACGACTTAATTTCCATAGGCACGATTGGGCTAATTAAGTCCATCGATACCTTTGATTCCACGAAAGGTATTCGACTTGCCACCTATGCCTCTCGTTGTATAGACAACGAACTATTAATGATGCTTCGTAGTGGTAAAAAACAGGCACGGGAAGTATATCTTTATGAACCTATCGGCTCTGACAAAGAGGGAAATGAAATAAATCTTTTAGATGTCATTGAAAGCACAGATGAAGATATTGTTGATATCTTTGAAATTCAAGAAAATATCAAACGACTCTATACGTTTCTAAACACTGCCTTAAACGAAAGAGAACAAGAAATCATTATTATGAGATATGGGCTAAGTGGAGAGAAAGAAATCACGCAAAGAGAAATTGCAGATAAATTGGGAATCAGTCGCAGTTATGTGAGTCGTATTGAAAAGAAGGCACTAAAAAAATTAAAGGACTTATTTGAAAGTTAA
- the pyrE gene encoding orotate phosphoribosyltransferase produces MEQYKKEFIEFMVDCGVLKFGDFTTKSGRKTPFFVNTGFYRTGAQLRKLGEYYAKAIHDAYGLDFDVLFGPAYKGIPLSVATAMSISEHFDKDIKYCSNRKEVKDHGDTGILLGSPISDGDKVVIIEDVTTAGTSIGETMPILSAQGNVDVVGLVVSVDRMERGQGKKSALKEIEENYGIETTAIVTMKEVVEHLYGKPYNGKVVIDDQLKQAIDAYYEQYGVEA; encoded by the coding sequence ATGGAACAGTACAAGAAAGAGTTTATTGAATTTATGGTTGATTGCGGAGTACTTAAATTTGGTGATTTTACAACGAAAAGCGGTAGAAAGACACCTTTCTTTGTTAACACTGGTTTTTACAGAACAGGAGCTCAACTGAGAAAACTTGGTGAGTACTATGCAAAAGCGATTCATGATGCATATGGACTTGATTTTGATGTACTTTTTGGACCAGCTTATAAAGGAATTCCTCTTAGTGTTGCAACTGCAATGTCCATTAGTGAGCATTTTGATAAGGATATAAAATACTGTTCTAATCGTAAAGAAGTTAAGGATCATGGTGATACTGGGATCCTTCTTGGAAGTCCAATCAGTGATGGTGACAAAGTTGTTATTATTGAAGATGTTACGACTGCTGGAACCTCTATTGGTGAGACAATGCCAATTCTTTCTGCACAGGGAAATGTTGATGTGGTAGGATTAGTAGTTTCTGTTGACCGTATGGAGCGAGGACAAGGTAAAAAGAGTGCTTTAAAAGAAATAGAAGAAAACTACGGTATCGAAACTACAGCAATCGTAACAATGAAAGAAGTAGTTGAACATTTATATGGAAAGCCTTATAATGGAAAAGTAGTGATTGATGATCAATTAAAACAGGCAATAGATGCTTATTATGAGCAGTACGGAGTAGAAGCATAA
- a CDS encoding peptidase U32 family protein, which yields MFRREKPELLIPASNLEVLKTAIIYGADAVYIGGEMYGLRAKAKNFSLDDMKKGIEFAHQYGKKVYVTANITAHNRDLKGVEEYFRELKEVKPDALIISDPGVFDIAKEIVPEIELHISTQANSTNYRTYQFWHKQGAARVVSARELSLEELSQLRTNIPDELEIETFVHGAMCISYSGRCLLSNYFTGRDANLGACTHPCRWKYHVVEETRPGEYMPVFENDRGTYIFNSKDLCMIEYIPELVAAGIDSLKIEGRMKTALYVATVARTYRKAIDDFYESVDKYRENMEYYKAEIGKCTYRQFTTGFFFQKPDSNTQIYDNNVYVKEYTYLGIVSSRNAEGASEMEQRNKFTVGDMVEIMKPNGENIPTKVLRITDEEGNEMESCPHPQRKIFVTFDKETSQYDIIRVQEKSDNSKKDCGCTSCGE from the coding sequence ATGTTTCGTAGAGAAAAACCGGAATTGTTAATTCCAGCAAGTAACTTAGAAGTGTTAAAAACAGCAATCATATATGGTGCAGACGCTGTTTATATTGGCGGTGAGATGTACGGTTTACGTGCAAAAGCGAAGAACTTTTCTTTAGATGATATGAAAAAAGGAATTGAATTTGCGCATCAGTATGGTAAAAAAGTTTATGTTACAGCCAATATAACAGCTCATAACCGTGATTTAAAAGGTGTAGAAGAGTATTTCCGTGAATTAAAAGAAGTTAAACCAGATGCGTTAATTATCTCTGATCCAGGTGTATTTGATATTGCAAAAGAGATTGTACCTGAGATTGAGCTTCATATAAGTACACAAGCAAACAGTACAAATTATCGTACTTACCAGTTCTGGCATAAGCAAGGTGCAGCACGTGTTGTTTCTGCACGTGAATTATCTTTAGAAGAACTTTCTCAGTTACGCACGAATATCCCAGATGAACTTGAGATTGAAACCTTTGTTCATGGCGCGATGTGTATCTCCTATTCTGGACGTTGTCTCTTAAGTAATTACTTTACTGGAAGAGATGCAAATCTTGGAGCCTGCACACATCCTTGTAGATGGAAATATCACGTTGTTGAAGAGACAAGACCAGGGGAATACATGCCTGTATTTGAAAATGATCGCGGAACTTATATCTTTAATTCCAAAGACCTTTGCATGATTGAGTATATTCCTGAACTTGTTGCAGCAGGAATTGATAGCTTAAAGATTGAAGGCCGTATGAAGACCGCTCTTTATGTTGCTACAGTAGCAAGAACATACCGTAAAGCTATCGATGATTTCTATGAGTCTGTTGATAAATATCGTGAGAACATGGAGTATTATAAAGCAGAAATCGGAAAGTGTACGTACCGCCAGTTTACTACAGGTTTCTTCTTCCAAAAGCCAGATTCCAATACACAAATTTACGATAACAATGTTTATGTAAAAGAGTATACTTATTTAGGAATCGTTTCTTCTCGTAATGCAGAAGGTGCTAGTGAGATGGAGCAGAGAAATAAGTTTACTGTAGGCGATATGGTTGAAATTATGAAGCCAAATGGTGAGAATATTCCTACCAAGGTTTTAAGAATCACAGATGAGGAAGGAAATGAGATGGAGAGCTGCCCTCATCCACAACGAAAGATTTTTGTTACCTTTGATAAAGAGACCTCTCAATATGATATCATACGTGTTCAAGAGAAATCCGATAATTCTAAAAAGGATTGTGGATGTACTTCTTGCGGTGAATAA
- the ruvX gene encoding Holliday junction resolvase RuvX gives MRIMGLDYGSVTVGVAISDSLKLTAQGIEVIRRKSETKLRQTLARIEELIKEYEVEEIVLGYPKNMNNTIGERAEKSEEFAEHLRRRTGLPVVLWDERLTTVAAHQVLNAGEVSLKKKMEVVDKLAAVFILQGYLDYLSNKKKLNLTDSL, from the coding sequence ATGAGAATAATGGGTTTGGATTATGGCTCTGTGACGGTAGGCGTGGCTATCAGTGATAGTTTAAAACTTACAGCGCAGGGTATTGAAGTGATACGAAGAAAGTCAGAGACTAAGCTTCGTCAGACTCTAGCACGTATTGAAGAATTGATAAAAGAATATGAAGTAGAAGAAATTGTACTTGGATATCCGAAAAATATGAACAATACCATAGGTGAACGTGCTGAAAAATCAGAGGAATTTGCAGAACATCTTCGACGTAGGACAGGACTTCCTGTAGTATTATGGGACGAGCGTTTAACGACTGTTGCAGCTCATCAGGTGCTAAATGCTGGTGAAGTCAGTCTTAAAAAGAAGATGGAGGTAGTAGATAAACTTGCAGCAGTATTTATATTACAAGGTTATTTAGACTACTTATCAAATAAAAAGAAATTAAATTTAACAGATTCACTATAA
- a CDS encoding O-methyltransferase codes for MKIVDEHITAYINSLELELPQYLRILEKEALENAVPIIRKEAQAVLKFFLDMKQPKQILEVGTAVGFSCSLLSEYMPEDCHITTIEKVPMRIVEAKKNLAKARRASDISLVMGDAIDALKVLNRTGTSDDVSLFSPSGNMQTLSELTDCYDFIFMDAAKGQYMNFLPEIMKLLPVNGLFITDNVLQEGSIAKSKYSITRRDRTIHTRMREYLYELTHRDDLTTMILPVGDGMAVSTKIR; via the coding sequence ATGAAAATCGTGGACGAACATATTACCGCGTACATTAATTCTTTGGAATTAGAATTGCCACAGTATCTAAGAATATTAGAAAAAGAAGCATTAGAAAATGCAGTACCTATCATTCGAAAAGAAGCGCAAGCGGTACTAAAATTTTTTCTAGATATGAAGCAACCAAAACAAATCCTTGAAGTAGGTACGGCGGTTGGATTCTCTTGTTCTTTACTAAGTGAATATATGCCTGAGGATTGTCATATTACTACCATAGAAAAGGTACCGATGAGAATTGTGGAAGCGAAGAAAAATTTAGCGAAAGCAAGAAGAGCTTCGGATATTTCTCTTGTTATGGGGGATGCAATCGATGCACTGAAAGTTTTAAATAGAACAGGTACTTCAGATGATGTATCACTTTTTAGCCCTTCTGGAAATATGCAAACGTTAAGTGAGCTTACAGACTGTTACGATTTTATCTTTATGGATGCTGCAAAAGGACAATACATGAATTTTCTTCCTGAGATCATGAAATTACTTCCGGTGAACGGATTATTTATAACGGATAATGTTCTACAGGAAGGTAGTATTGCAAAATCAAAGTATAGCATCACGAGAAGAGATCGAACGATTCATACAAGAATGCGGGAGTACTTATATGAATTAACTCATAGGGATGATTTAACAACGATGATTCTGCCAGTTGGGGATGGAATGGCAGTTAGTACAAAGATACGATAG
- a CDS encoding DUF1292 domain-containing protein produces the protein MEENRKVSFFTEDDEEVIFYVLEQTKLNGTEYLLVTEDMDADEADAYILKDVSPEESSDAIYDMVEDDNELEAIAAVFEELLEDTDIITE, from the coding sequence ATGGAAGAAAATAGAAAAGTAAGCTTCTTTACTGAAGATGATGAGGAAGTAATCTTTTATGTACTTGAACAAACAAAACTAAATGGTACAGAGTACTTATTAGTAACAGAGGATATGGACGCAGACGAAGCAGATGCATACATTCTTAAAGATGTATCACCAGAAGAAAGTTCCGATGCGATTTATGATATGGTGGAAGACGATAACGAATTAGAAGCAATCGCAGCTGTATTTGAAGAATTATTAGAGGATACGGATATTATTACAGAATAG
- a CDS encoding ribonuclease J: MKGKENSKENNQENKNSQMEPGGVNRRNGNSDRNNRMRRKPRPFKVERAANNNKVELTVPVVETPEPDAKPAVKIIPLGGLGQIGMNITAFEYQDSIIVVDCGLAFPEDEMLGIDLVIPDITYLKDNIQKVKGFVITHGHEDHIGSLPYVIKDINVPIYGTKLTLGIIENKLKEHNLLKSTKRKVIKYGQSINLGCFRIEFIRTNHSIADAAALAIYSPAGIIVHTGDFKVDYTPVFGETIDLQKFGELGKKGVLALMCDSTNVMRPGYTMSERTVGKTFDNIFAENSKHRIIVATFASNVDRVQQIINSAVKYNRKVVIEGRSMVNIMTTASELGYITVPDNVLIDIEQMKNYTDEQLVLITTGSQGESMAALSRMAASIHRKVSITPGDTVIFSSTPIPGNEKNVSKIINELSMKGAKVIFQDTHVSGHACQEEIKLIYALTKPKFAIPVHGEFRHLKCHAELAQDMGVKKDNVVLLTSGDVLSLSEDRAKIVDHIPAQGILVDGLGVGDVGNIVLRDRQHLSENGLIIVVVTLEKFSNQVLSGPDIVSRGFVYVRESENLMEEARTVVNDALDKCLNKNMTDWGKIKNEIKDSLSDYLWKKMKRNPMILPIIMEV; encoded by the coding sequence TTGAAAGGAAAAGAAAATAGTAAAGAAAACAATCAAGAAAACAAAAATAGCCAGATGGAACCAGGAGGAGTTAATCGCAGAAACGGAAACTCGGATCGAAACAATCGTATGAGGAGAAAGCCAAGACCTTTTAAGGTAGAGCGCGCTGCGAATAACAATAAGGTTGAACTAACCGTTCCGGTTGTTGAAACACCAGAACCAGATGCGAAACCAGCGGTAAAGATTATACCACTTGGTGGTTTAGGTCAGATTGGAATGAATATTACTGCATTTGAGTATCAGGATAGTATCATAGTTGTTGACTGTGGATTAGCGTTCCCAGAAGATGAGATGCTTGGAATTGACCTAGTAATTCCTGATATTACTTATCTAAAGGATAATATTCAAAAGGTAAAAGGATTTGTTATCACTCATGGTCATGAGGATCATATCGGTTCTCTACCTTATGTAATTAAAGACATTAATGTACCAATTTATGGAACAAAACTTACTTTGGGAATCATTGAGAATAAGTTAAAAGAACATAACTTATTAAAATCTACAAAACGTAAAGTAATCAAGTACGGACAATCCATAAACTTAGGATGTTTCCGTATCGAATTTATTCGAACCAATCATAGTATTGCAGATGCTGCTGCATTAGCAATCTATTCACCAGCAGGTATCATAGTTCATACCGGTGACTTTAAAGTGGATTATACTCCGGTTTTTGGAGAGACCATAGATTTACAGAAATTTGGCGAGCTTGGTAAAAAAGGTGTACTTGCACTTATGTGCGATAGTACCAATGTAATGCGTCCTGGATATACCATGTCAGAACGTACCGTTGGAAAAACCTTTGATAATATATTTGCAGAGAATTCAAAACACCGTATTATAGTTGCAACATTTGCTTCCAATGTAGACCGTGTTCAACAGATTATTAACTCTGCAGTGAAATATAACCGTAAGGTTGTAATTGAAGGTAGAAGTATGGTGAATATCATGACGACTGCCTCAGAACTTGGATATATTACAGTTCCAGACAATGTTTTGATTGACATTGAACAGATGAAGAACTACACTGATGAACAGTTAGTATTAATTACTACTGGTAGTCAGGGTGAATCAATGGCAGCGTTATCTCGTATGGCAGCTTCCATTCATCGTAAGGTATCGATTACCCCTGGAGATACCGTTATTTTTAGTTCAACTCCAATTCCGGGTAATGAGAAAAATGTTTCCAAGATTATCAATGAGCTTTCCATGAAGGGTGCAAAGGTAATCTTCCAGGATACTCACGTATCAGGTCATGCTTGTCAGGAAGAGATTAAACTTATTTATGCTTTAACAAAACCGAAGTTTGCGATTCCAGTTCACGGTGAATTCCGTCATTTAAAATGTCATGCGGAATTGGCTCAAGATATGGGCGTAAAGAAAGATAATGTAGTTCTTTTAACATCTGGTGATGTATTATCTTTATCTGAAGATAGAGCGAAGATTGTAGATCATATCCCAGCACAAGGCATCTTAGTGGATGGACTTGGTGTAGGCGATGTAGGTAATATTGTTCTTCGTGATAGACAACATTTATCAGAAAATGGTCTTATTATTGTTGTTGTAACTCTTGAAAAATTCAGTAATCAAGTGTTATCCGGACCAGATATCGTCTCGAGAGGTTTTGTATACGTCAGAGAGTCTGAGAATCTGATGGAAGAGGCGAGAACTGTAGTAAACGATGCTCTTGATAAATGTCTGAATAAAAATATGACAGACTGGGGCAAGATTAAAAACGAAATAAAAGATTCTCTTAGCGACTACTTGTGGAAGAAGATGAAGAGGAATCCGATGATTCTTCCAATCATCATGGAGGTATAG
- a CDS encoding Fur family transcriptional regulator: protein MTDMQENFKTLLKQNGLKVTTQRIAILEVLSNRPDEHLTAEDIYDCVRSMYPDIGLATVYRTIQVLSELKLIDKLNLNDGYVRYEIGKCSKETSVHHHHHLICVNCGQVFTFQDDLLENLEHKIEATMDFQVLNHEVKLFGICSACKGFAENDAKNQEE from the coding sequence TTGACAGATATGCAGGAAAACTTTAAAACCTTACTCAAACAAAATGGGTTAAAGGTAACAACACAACGTATCGCGATCCTAGAGGTGTTAAGTAATCGGCCGGATGAACACCTAACAGCTGAGGATATCTATGATTGTGTAAGAAGCATGTATCCTGATATTGGGTTAGCCACAGTTTATCGTACCATACAGGTATTATCAGAGTTAAAGTTAATTGATAAACTAAATTTGAATGATGGATATGTGAGGTATGAAATCGGTAAATGCAGTAAAGAGACTTCCGTACACCACCATCACCATCTAATTTGTGTGAATTGTGGGCAAGTATTTACATTTCAAGATGATTTATTAGAGAATTTGGAGCATAAAATAGAGGCTACCATGGATTTTCAAGTGCTAAATCATGAAGTAAAGTTATTTGGTATTTGCAGTGCATGCAAAGGTTTTGCAGAGAATGATGCAAAAAATCAAGAAGAATAA
- a CDS encoding M23 family metallopeptidase, whose amino-acid sequence MKAFFRNIKFRRPIRFQWLRKKGNIIICLEILTILILCITFLWNKKSDNQSIEVAVNPSTDKKYIKWVEFNVTYDALDKAYHYDIDTHNKDVELHFVELLSYLGAKYGGDFKKFKAKDMEQLADKLLSGKDTMESLTKDMKYYSYYYEAYAAILGGLIGEYEIEVYDPSKQNNQTSLSKDSPSGSPACTPTGSPTSTPKGSQTSTPTGTPSSTPMETPPPTVTPSKVWEKRYGLKGFSPIAKNFYYYDYDDFGASRSYGYKRVHLGHDMMGQVGSPIIAVESGYIEALGWNQYGGWRIGIRSFDGKRYYYYAHMRKNFPYNKELKVGSIVSAGDVIGYLGRTGYSTTENTNNITTSHLHFGLQLIFDESQKEGNNEIWVDTYALTKFLYRNRSETYKDLETKEYHRIFSMKDPSVEQYQNSLNKNDIKESDPYENSEEKDMPKDKEIPNNGVIKEYD is encoded by the coding sequence ATGAAGGCTTTTTTTCGAAATATAAAATTTAGAAGACCCATCCGATTCCAATGGTTAAGAAAAAAAGGGAATATAATTATTTGTTTAGAAATATTAACCATACTTATCCTTTGCATTACTTTTCTATGGAATAAAAAATCAGATAATCAATCGATTGAAGTAGCAGTGAATCCTTCGACTGATAAAAAATATATTAAGTGGGTGGAATTTAATGTTACTTATGATGCTCTAGATAAAGCATATCATTATGATATCGATACTCATAATAAAGATGTCGAGCTTCATTTTGTAGAACTATTATCTTATTTAGGAGCAAAGTATGGTGGTGACTTTAAAAAGTTTAAAGCAAAAGATATGGAACAGCTTGCTGATAAGTTATTATCAGGAAAGGATACAATGGAGAGCCTTACAAAAGATATGAAGTATTATTCTTATTATTATGAGGCTTATGCTGCGATTCTTGGAGGTCTCATCGGCGAATATGAAATAGAAGTATATGATCCTAGCAAGCAAAATAATCAGACGTCATTATCAAAAGATTCTCCATCAGGATCACCAGCATGTACCCCAACAGGGTCACCAACAAGTACACCAAAAGGTTCACAAACTAGCACCCCAACAGGGACTCCATCAAGTACGCCAATGGAGACACCGCCTCCTACTGTAACACCATCAAAGGTATGGGAAAAACGTTATGGTTTAAAAGGATTTTCTCCAATAGCGAAAAACTTTTACTATTATGACTACGATGATTTTGGAGCTTCCAGAAGCTATGGATACAAACGAGTTCATTTAGGGCATGATATGATGGGGCAAGTGGGTTCGCCAATCATTGCAGTAGAATCTGGTTACATAGAAGCGTTAGGTTGGAATCAATACGGTGGATGGAGGATTGGAATACGTAGTTTTGATGGAAAACGCTATTATTATTACGCACATATGCGTAAGAATTTTCCTTATAATAAAGAGTTAAAAGTAGGCAGTATTGTATCAGCCGGTGATGTAATAGGTTATCTTGGAAGAACAGGTTATAGTACGACAGAAAATACAAATAATATTACTACCTCACATCTTCATTTCGGATTGCAGTTGATTTTTGATGAATCACAAAAAGAAGGTAACAATGAAATCTGGGTTGATACGTATGCATTAACCAAATTTTTATATCGTAATCGTTCGGAGACTTACAAGGATCTAGAAACAAAAGAATATCACAGAATTTTTTCTATGAAAGATCCTTCTGTCGAACAATATCAAAATTCTTTAAATAAGAATGATATAAAAGAAAGTGATCCGTATGAAAATTCAGAAGAGAAAGATATGCCAAAAGACAAAGAGATACCAAACAATGGGGTTATTAAGGAGTACGATTAA